From one Haloferax marinisediminis genomic stretch:
- a CDS encoding mechanosensitive ion channel domain-containing protein, protein MLQSVTEFVLDVLESTLIEFGTVVRDAAPKVLAGIVFVGLAYVGIKIILYLLRGALDGLYPEEQELVVDLGVAIAGVFLWFGTALALLNIVGMEEIAASLGTATGFIALGVSYALSNMIADTVAGVYLLRDPDFNPGDRVKSDPVTGTVAAIELRKTRFESDEGDTVVVANRDVEKKWTKFDEVDATTVSGTESA, encoded by the coding sequence ATGCTCCAATCGGTGACTGAGTTCGTCCTCGACGTCCTCGAAAGTACGCTCATCGAATTCGGCACCGTGGTTCGCGACGCGGCACCGAAGGTACTCGCTGGCATCGTCTTCGTCGGACTCGCCTACGTCGGCATCAAAATTATCTTGTACCTCCTTCGGGGTGCCCTGGACGGCCTCTATCCCGAAGAGCAGGAACTCGTCGTCGACCTCGGCGTCGCCATCGCCGGCGTCTTCCTCTGGTTCGGCACGGCACTCGCACTCTTGAACATCGTCGGCATGGAAGAGATTGCGGCGAGTCTCGGGACGGCGACAGGGTTCATCGCACTGGGCGTCTCCTACGCACTGTCGAACATGATTGCCGACACCGTCGCCGGTGTCTACCTCCTTCGAGACCCCGACTTCAATCCCGGCGACCGCGTGAAGTCCGACCCAGTCACTGGGACAGTCGCGGCCATCGAACTTCGGAAGACACGGTTCGAGAGTGACGAGGGCGACACGGTGGTCGTCGCGAACCGCGACGTCGAAAAGAAGTGGACGAAGTTCGACGAGGTGGACGCGACGACTGTCTCTGGGACCGAATCGGCGTAA
- the sufU gene encoding Fe-S cluster assembly sulfur transfer protein SufU, with protein MGIGSDMYRQQILDHYKNPRNHGRLESPTFSHTGENPSCGDTITMDVQLADDGETIERVAFSGDGCAISQASASMLTQRLPGTTLSELNEMDTDDITEMLGVDISPMRIKCAVLARQVAQDGAKIHEGEIEIEKTKTEDDA; from the coding sequence ATGGGCATTGGCTCAGACATGTATCGTCAGCAGATTTTGGATCACTACAAGAACCCCCGTAACCACGGTCGACTGGAGTCTCCGACGTTCAGTCACACGGGGGAGAACCCCTCCTGCGGCGATACGATTACGATGGACGTGCAGCTCGCCGACGACGGCGAGACGATAGAGCGCGTCGCGTTCTCCGGTGATGGGTGTGCCATCAGTCAGGCGTCCGCGAGCATGCTCACGCAACGACTCCCGGGAACGACGCTCTCGGAACTGAACGAGATGGACACCGACGACATCACCGAGATGCTCGGCGTCGACATCTCACCGATGCGAATCAAGTGTGCCGTCCTCGCCCGACAGGTCGCACAGGACGGCGCGAAGATTCACGAAGGTGAGATAGAAATCGAGAAGACGAAGACCGAAGACGACGCGTAA
- the radA gene encoding DNA repair and recombination protein RadA — protein MAEDDLESLPGVGPATADKLVENGYDSYQSIAVASPGELSNKADIGSSTASDIINAARKAADVGGFETGSMVLERRKEIGKLSWQIDEVDELLGGGLETQSITEVYGEFGAGKSQITHQLAVNVQLPRELGGLGGACIFIDSEDTFRPERIDDMVRGLDDDILQTTMDEREIEGSPDDEDAMEELIADFLDKIHVAKAFNSNHQILLAEKAKELAGEHEDSDWPVRLLCVDSLTAHFRAEYVGRGQLAERQQKLNKHLHDLMRIGDLYNTGILVTNQVASNPDSYFGDPTQPIGGNILGHTSTFRIYLRKSKGDKRIVRLVDAPNLADGEAVMRVQDGGLKPE, from the coding sequence ATGGCAGAAGACGACCTCGAAAGTCTCCCCGGTGTCGGCCCGGCAACCGCCGACAAACTCGTCGAGAACGGCTACGACAGCTATCAGTCCATCGCAGTCGCCAGCCCTGGCGAACTGTCGAACAAGGCTGACATCGGTTCGAGCACGGCCTCGGATATCATCAACGCGGCACGCAAGGCCGCCGACGTCGGTGGCTTCGAGACCGGTTCGATGGTCCTCGAACGACGCAAGGAAATTGGCAAACTCAGCTGGCAAATCGACGAGGTAGACGAACTCCTCGGCGGCGGACTCGAAACGCAGTCCATCACCGAAGTGTACGGTGAGTTCGGTGCCGGTAAGTCCCAGATTACCCACCAACTCGCAGTCAACGTCCAACTCCCCCGCGAACTCGGTGGTCTCGGCGGTGCGTGTATCTTCATCGACTCCGAAGACACGTTCCGTCCCGAGCGTATCGACGACATGGTCCGCGGCCTCGACGACGACATTCTCCAGACGACGATGGACGAGCGCGAAATCGAAGGCTCGCCGGACGACGAAGACGCGATGGAAGAACTCATCGCTGACTTCCTCGACAAGATTCACGTCGCGAAGGCGTTCAACTCCAACCACCAGATTCTCCTCGCCGAGAAGGCCAAGGAACTCGCTGGCGAGCATGAAGACTCTGACTGGCCGGTTCGACTGCTCTGTGTCGACTCGCTCACCGCCCACTTCCGTGCCGAGTACGTTGGCCGCGGACAACTCGCCGAACGCCAGCAGAAGCTCAACAAGCACCTGCACGACCTGATGCGAATCGGCGACCTGTACAACACTGGTATTCTCGTGACCAATCAGGTCGCGTCCAACCCCGACTCCTACTTCGGTGACCCGACCCAGCCGATCGGTGGCAACATCCTCGGCCACACCTCGACGTTCCGTATCTACCTCCGCAAGTCCAAGGGCGACAAGCGTATCGTCCGCCTCGTCGACGCGCCGAACCTCGCCGACGGTGAGGCAGTCATGCGCGTGCAGGACGGCGGTCTGAAGCCCGAATAA
- the pspAB gene encoding PspA-associated protein PspAB, with amino-acid sequence MGLLDSLRSVLGISAESDATSRADPDDLFGMSTAYLTMEADLRFDSADEAALCFSSVDSTDFEDTVDAVEAILSAGSEETGTEFKRHTDGHGYNWVVLVDDDPEDLVTSIHFAADEFIERGYGSRLLAALFGFRKADDRVYWIYSFRRGAYYPFAPQGTSKRNQQLEFKLESVLDGELEIEDDEGYWYPLWPSTPNGHPWE; translated from the coding sequence ATGGGACTCTTAGATTCGCTTCGCTCTGTCCTCGGTATCAGTGCCGAGTCGGACGCGACCAGTCGGGCCGACCCCGACGACCTCTTCGGCATGAGTACGGCGTATTTGACGATGGAAGCGGACCTCCGATTCGACTCGGCCGACGAGGCAGCACTCTGTTTCTCTTCCGTAGACAGCACTGACTTCGAAGACACCGTCGACGCTGTCGAGGCGATTCTCAGCGCCGGGAGCGAAGAGACCGGGACGGAGTTCAAACGTCACACCGACGGCCACGGCTACAACTGGGTCGTTCTCGTGGACGACGACCCCGAGGACCTCGTGACGAGCATCCACTTTGCCGCCGACGAGTTCATCGAACGAGGCTACGGGTCGCGCCTTCTCGCTGCACTCTTCGGGTTCCGGAAGGCTGACGACCGCGTTTATTGGATTTACTCGTTCCGCCGCGGTGCGTACTACCCCTTCGCGCCGCAGGGCACTTCCAAACGAAACCAGCAACTGGAGTTCAAACTCGAATCAGTCCTCGACGGTGAACTCGAAATCGAAGACGACGAGGGGTACTGGTACCCGCTGTGGCCCTCCACGCCCAACGGTCACCCGTGGGAGTGA
- the htpX gene encoding zinc metalloprotease HtpX, whose product MEWKPDWGLRGRMAFTMFLLFALYIVFAGVLVAYFQSLTIMVLFMGVFLFAQFFFSDKIALYSMGARVVDEDDGPQAQKLHAMIGRLSQQADLPKPKVAISDSSMPNAFATGRSQKNSAVCVTTGLLRTLDDDELEGVLAHELAHVKNRDVMVMTIASFLSSIAFLIVRWGWLFGGDDNRQNMPVIVAIIASLLVWIISYLLIRALSRYREYSADRGAAIITGRPSALASALLKISGRMENVPKRDMRETSEMNAFFIIPIKSDFIGKLFSTHPSTEKRVERLRDMEREMETF is encoded by the coding sequence ATGGAATGGAAACCGGACTGGGGACTCCGTGGGCGAATGGCGTTCACGATGTTCCTGTTGTTCGCTCTCTACATCGTCTTCGCGGGAGTGCTGGTCGCGTACTTCCAGAGCCTGACCATCATGGTCTTGTTCATGGGTGTCTTCCTCTTCGCCCAGTTCTTCTTCAGCGACAAGATCGCGCTCTACAGCATGGGCGCACGCGTCGTCGACGAAGACGACGGACCACAGGCGCAGAAGCTTCACGCGATGATTGGCCGTCTCTCCCAGCAGGCGGACCTGCCAAAGCCGAAGGTCGCAATCTCGGATTCGTCCATGCCGAACGCCTTCGCGACGGGTCGGTCACAGAAGAACTCGGCCGTCTGTGTCACGACAGGCCTGCTGCGAACGCTAGACGACGACGAGTTGGAGGGCGTGCTCGCGCACGAACTCGCGCACGTGAAGAACCGCGACGTGATGGTCATGACTATCGCGTCGTTCCTCTCCAGCATCGCGTTCCTCATCGTCCGCTGGGGCTGGCTCTTCGGCGGCGACGACAACCGCCAGAATATGCCGGTCATCGTCGCGATTATCGCGTCGCTGCTGGTGTGGATTATCTCGTACCTGCTCATCCGGGCGCTCTCGCGCTACCGTGAGTACTCCGCCGACCGTGGGGCGGCAATTATCACGGGTCGCCCGTCGGCGCTGGCGTCCGCCCTGCTGAAGATTTCGGGTCGAATGGAGAACGTCCCGAAGCGCGACATGCGTGAGACTTCGGAGATGAACGCGTTCTTCATCATCCCCATCAAGTCCGACTTCATCGGAAAACTGTTCAGCACCCACCCCTCGACCGAGAAGCGTGTCGAGCGCCTCCGCGACATGGAGCGCGAGATGGAGACGTTCTAA
- a CDS encoding NAD-dependent epimerase/dehydratase family protein produces the protein METVIVTGALGRSGRWIADRLADEYDVVAVDLDHPGFEVDARENLDFRAADLTNMGEVADLVADIDPDAVVHWAAIPSPTRNAGSRVFETNVQSTYNVLVAAARADARIVWASSESAYGFAFAEEKPLPDFLPITEDHPLRPEDPYGTAKVAGEEVSKMVTRKYGVSTCAIRPSWIQYPGEYNCRDIAESGDLAGGAGNCWSYVDVRDVAGLVAAALETPVDGHEAVHAAAAENYLGRPTADAVEAFWGELPQECTLDGEESALATTKAELLFDWEPAHSWREAVDEDVPEPTLWE, from the coding sequence ATGGAGACTGTCATCGTCACCGGCGCCCTCGGGCGCTCCGGTCGCTGGATTGCCGACCGACTCGCCGACGAGTACGACGTGGTCGCCGTCGACCTCGACCACCCCGGATTCGAAGTCGACGCCCGCGAGAACCTCGATTTCCGCGCTGCTGACCTGACGAACATGGGCGAAGTTGCGGACCTCGTCGCCGACATCGACCCTGACGCAGTGGTTCACTGGGCTGCGATCCCCTCACCGACCCGCAACGCCGGCTCTCGTGTCTTCGAGACGAACGTCCAATCGACGTACAACGTCCTCGTCGCCGCCGCGCGTGCCGACGCACGAATCGTCTGGGCCTCGTCTGAGAGCGCCTACGGCTTCGCCTTCGCCGAGGAGAAACCACTTCCCGACTTCCTCCCCATCACCGAGGACCACCCGCTCCGACCCGAAGACCCCTACGGGACCGCCAAAGTCGCCGGCGAAGAGGTGTCGAAGATGGTCACCCGCAAGTACGGTGTCTCGACGTGTGCCATCCGCCCGTCGTGGATTCAGTACCCCGGTGAGTACAACTGTCGCGACATCGCGGAATCTGGAGACCTCGCTGGCGGTGCGGGGAACTGCTGGTCCTACGTGGACGTGCGCGACGTTGCCGGACTCGTCGCTGCCGCCCTCGAAACACCAGTCGACGGCCACGAAGCAGTTCACGCCGCCGCCGCAGAGAACTACCTCGGGCGACCGACCGCTGACGCCGTCGAAGCGTTCTGGGGCGAATTGCCACAAGAATGCACCCTCGATGGCGAAGAATCCGCCCTCGCGACGACAAAAGCAGAACTCCTGTTCGACTGGGAGCCTGCCCACTCGTGGCGCGAGGCGGTCGACGAGGACGTTCCAGAACCGACGCTCTGGGAGTGA
- a CDS encoding phosphoribosyltransferase, with translation MFADRKDAGRRLADLLDERGETADVVLAIPRGGLPVGREVADRLRAPLDVVVAKKVGAPGNPELALGAVAGDGSAWWNEDLLSYFDVTDEYLDRERERNAEAAREKVKLYRHGDPLPDVEGKRVIVVDDGVATGATARACLRQVVAAGAERVVLAIPVAPPSTVVELEDECDEVVTVQAPEAFGAVGVFYRDFSQVSDEEAADYLEREEPEE, from the coding sequence ATGTTCGCCGATAGAAAAGACGCAGGCCGCCGACTCGCGGACCTGCTCGACGAACGGGGAGAAACGGCGGACGTCGTCCTCGCTATCCCCCGGGGAGGACTTCCAGTCGGCCGTGAAGTTGCCGACCGACTCAGAGCACCGTTGGACGTGGTCGTCGCAAAGAAGGTCGGTGCTCCGGGGAATCCGGAACTGGCACTCGGGGCCGTCGCCGGCGACGGAAGCGCGTGGTGGAACGAAGACCTCCTGTCGTACTTCGACGTGACCGATGAGTACCTCGACCGGGAGCGAGAACGCAACGCCGAGGCGGCACGAGAGAAAGTGAAACTGTACCGCCACGGCGACCCACTGCCGGACGTCGAAGGAAAGCGCGTCATCGTCGTCGACGACGGCGTCGCCACGGGTGCAACTGCTCGTGCGTGTCTCCGGCAAGTCGTCGCCGCAGGGGCAGAACGCGTCGTCCTCGCGATTCCGGTCGCGCCACCGAGTACCGTCGTGGAACTCGAAGACGAGTGCGACGAGGTCGTGACGGTCCAAGCGCCCGAGGCCTTCGGCGCAGTCGGTGTGTTCTACCGTGACTTTTCGCAGGTGTCGGACGAGGAGGCCGCAGACTACCTCGAGAGAGAAGAACCCGAAGAGTAG
- a CDS encoding 60S ribosomal export protein NMD3 has protein sequence MSESRDFCPRCGDPIPEREDPLPGMPRERDDVVCDSCYFEDFELVDAPDEVQVHVCAQCGAIHRGNRWVDVGARDYTDIAIEEVSNSLGVHLNAEDISWGVEPEQIDENNIRMHCHFSGIVRGTPVDESIVIPVSIARETCKRCGRIAGGYFASLVQVRADDRVPTTEEGEEAIEIAESYIAEREEKGDRDAFISSVKRTPNGPNIKISTNKMGSSVAKQIRERLGGTIDEHPTLVTEDGDGNEVYRVTFVTRLPRYTAGDIIDPEDDDDGPVLVRSNKGRLKGIRLTTGEHYESEFEDGERPDAEHLGSTEDAQETTVVTVEDEYAVQVLDPETFEAKTIPRPDYFDPDAPMVPVLKSQSGLHILPDEAVEDDTDE, from the coding sequence ATGAGCGAATCCCGCGACTTCTGTCCCCGATGTGGGGACCCCATCCCAGAGCGAGAAGACCCGCTCCCCGGGATGCCTCGTGAACGAGACGACGTGGTCTGCGACTCGTGTTACTTCGAGGATTTCGAGCTCGTCGACGCACCCGACGAGGTGCAGGTCCACGTCTGTGCGCAGTGTGGCGCCATCCACCGGGGCAACCGGTGGGTCGACGTCGGTGCCCGCGACTACACCGACATCGCGATCGAAGAGGTGTCGAACTCCCTCGGCGTCCACCTCAACGCCGAAGATATCAGTTGGGGTGTCGAACCCGAGCAAATCGACGAGAACAACATCCGGATGCACTGCCACTTTTCGGGTATCGTCCGCGGCACTCCCGTCGACGAGTCCATCGTCATCCCGGTGAGCATCGCCCGCGAGACGTGCAAGCGCTGTGGCCGCATCGCCGGTGGCTACTTCGCCAGTCTCGTACAGGTTCGCGCCGACGACCGCGTCCCCACGACCGAAGAAGGGGAAGAAGCAATCGAAATCGCCGAGTCCTACATCGCCGAACGCGAGGAGAAAGGCGACCGAGACGCGTTCATCTCCAGTGTCAAACGGACGCCCAACGGCCCGAACATCAAGATTTCGACCAACAAGATGGGGAGCAGCGTCGCCAAACAAATCCGCGAGCGACTGGGCGGGACGATCGACGAACACCCGACGCTCGTGACCGAAGACGGGGACGGAAACGAAGTCTACCGTGTCACCTTCGTCACTCGCCTCCCACGCTACACGGCCGGTGACATCATCGACCCCGAAGACGACGACGACGGACCGGTCCTCGTCAGGAGCAACAAGGGACGCCTGAAAGGCATCCGCCTCACCACCGGAGAACACTACGAATCCGAGTTCGAAGACGGAGAACGCCCGGACGCCGAACACCTCGGGTCGACGGAAGACGCCCAAGAGACCACCGTCGTCACCGTCGAAGACGAGTACGCAGTGCAGGTGCTCGACCCCGAGACGTTCGAGGCGAAGACTATCCCACGACCGGATTACTTCGACCCGGACGCGCCGATGGTGCCGGTGCTCAAGAGCCAGTCTGGACTCCACATCCTCCCGGACGAAGCCGTCGAAGACGACACAGACGAGTAG
- a CDS encoding DUF7317 family protein produces the protein MHSNALATAITLYRSGTLTLSQAATHSGYSEEDLRVALQRHGVSVREEDAPVAATSTDHSASAD, from the coding sequence ATGCACTCCAACGCACTCGCCACGGCGATCACACTGTATCGTAGTGGAACACTGACGCTCTCGCAGGCGGCGACCCACTCCGGGTACTCCGAAGAAGACCTCCGAGTCGCCCTCCAGCGCCACGGTGTTTCGGTGCGTGAGGAAGATGCACCCGTTGCAGCAACGTCGACCGACCACTCGGCGAGTGCAGACTAA
- a CDS encoding helicase C-terminal domain-containing protein: MDPSRIVDSFPAPSFRGNQEQALRDIRDAFESGNDVVLVRAPTGSGKSLLARSIAGTAQTVEESSPADATDAYYTTPQVSQLDDVAEDDLLSDLKIIRGKSNYRCIIRGEEDTPVDRAPCARTRGFDCTVRHRCPYFSDRAIASNRQIAAMTLAYFMQTAGSDVFRKRDVVVIDEAHGLAEWAEMYATIDLKPRTVPVWDDIGVPDLSEAGDPVERAARFAETLAGVCKRAKDELLTKAELTPDEAARRDRLQELRSELKWFVEDYRDPQSPTTWVVDQHDGEGSPIAIKPLDPAKYLQHTVWDRGNKFALLSATILNKAAFCRSVGLDPSNVALVDVGHTFPVENRPLYDVTQGKMTYEHRDETLPKIARLIVRLMAKHPDEKGLIHCHSYAIQAELRRRLAEMGLGNRIRGHDRDNRNEELETWKATDRPEVFLSVKMEEALDLKGDLCRWQVLCKAPYLNTNDSRVARRLEDGQWAWYRRAALRTVIQACGRVVRAPDDYGDTYIADSSLLQLFEKTRTDMPDWFAEQVDRMTKPDLPEFDPVAAGGRGSNASRGDTNLGGQSSQRTQSRSTGGSGGSNTTRTGGSGGGSSSRRTRSTASDSDDDGRDNHPLSDVWGE; the protein is encoded by the coding sequence GTGGACCCGTCACGCATCGTCGACTCGTTCCCCGCCCCCAGTTTCCGCGGTAATCAGGAGCAAGCCCTGCGTGACATTCGTGACGCCTTCGAGAGCGGCAACGACGTGGTGTTGGTTCGAGCGCCGACCGGGAGCGGAAAGTCGCTCCTCGCGCGTTCCATCGCGGGCACGGCCCAGACCGTCGAAGAGTCGTCGCCCGCGGACGCGACAGACGCGTACTACACGACGCCACAGGTGTCGCAACTCGACGACGTCGCCGAAGACGACTTGCTCTCGGACCTCAAGATTATCCGCGGGAAGTCGAACTACCGCTGTATCATCCGCGGTGAAGAAGACACCCCAGTCGACCGGGCCCCCTGTGCTCGAACCCGTGGATTCGACTGCACCGTCCGGCACCGGTGTCCGTACTTCTCTGACCGTGCTATCGCCTCCAACCGCCAGATTGCGGCGATGACGCTCGCGTACTTCATGCAGACGGCCGGGTCGGACGTGTTCCGCAAGCGCGACGTAGTCGTCATCGACGAGGCACACGGCCTCGCGGAGTGGGCCGAGATGTACGCGACCATCGACCTCAAACCCCGGACGGTTCCGGTGTGGGACGACATCGGCGTCCCGGACCTCTCCGAGGCGGGTGACCCGGTCGAACGGGCCGCCCGATTCGCCGAGACGCTCGCTGGCGTCTGCAAACGCGCGAAAGACGAGTTGTTGACGAAAGCCGAGTTGACCCCCGACGAGGCCGCCCGCCGTGACCGACTCCAGGAACTCCGCTCGGAACTGAAGTGGTTCGTCGAAGACTACCGCGACCCACAGAGTCCGACCACGTGGGTCGTCGACCAGCACGACGGCGAGGGCTCACCCATCGCCATCAAACCGCTCGACCCGGCGAAGTACCTCCAACACACCGTCTGGGACCGCGGGAACAAGTTCGCCCTCCTGTCGGCGACGATTCTGAACAAAGCGGCGTTCTGCCGGTCGGTCGGGTTGGACCCGTCGAACGTCGCACTCGTGGACGTTGGACACACCTTCCCGGTCGAAAACCGCCCGCTGTACGACGTGACACAGGGGAAGATGACGTACGAACACCGCGACGAGACGCTCCCCAAAATCGCCCGTCTCATCGTTCGGCTGATGGCGAAACATCCCGACGAGAAGGGACTGATTCACTGCCACTCGTATGCGATTCAGGCGGAACTGCGGCGTCGACTGGCCGAGATGGGCCTCGGAAACCGCATCCGTGGCCACGACCGAGACAACCGCAACGAGGAGCTAGAGACGTGGAAAGCGACCGACCGACCTGAGGTCTTCCTCTCGGTCAAGATGGAAGAGGCACTCGACCTGAAAGGTGACCTGTGTCGGTGGCAGGTGTTGTGTAAAGCGCCGTATCTCAACACGAACGACTCACGTGTCGCTCGCCGGCTCGAAGACGGGCAGTGGGCGTGGTACCGCCGCGCAGCACTGCGAACCGTGATTCAGGCGTGTGGTCGAGTCGTCCGCGCACCCGACGACTACGGCGACACCTACATCGCAGACAGCAGTCTCCTCCAGCTGTTCGAGAAGACACGCACCGACATGCCCGACTGGTTCGCCGAGCAAGTCGACCGCATGACGAAACCGGACCTCCCCGAGTTCGACCCTGTCGCGGCCGGCGGGCGCGGAAGCAACGCGAGTCGTGGAGACACGAATCTCGGCGGGCAGTCGTCGCAGCGCACACAGTCTCGGTCGACCGGTGGGTCGGGCGGGTCGAACACGACTCGAACGGGCGGGTCCGGTGGTGGGTCGTCCAGTCGGCGTACGCGCTCGACAGCGAGCGATTCGGACGACGACGGCCGAGATAATCACCCCCTTTCGGACGTCTGGGGCGAGTGA
- a CDS encoding DUF7561 family protein — protein MTSEPCDACGKGVRIAGGIGDLWNFPTSSSGGMTLELVDGSEHFLCFECMEQLPGDREPTAEDVAGL, from the coding sequence ATGACTTCAGAACCGTGTGACGCCTGCGGGAAGGGCGTCCGCATCGCCGGCGGCATCGGCGACCTGTGGAACTTTCCGACGTCTTCGTCGGGTGGGATGACGCTCGAACTCGTCGACGGGTCGGAGCACTTCCTCTGTTTCGAGTGTATGGAGCAGTTACCGGGTGACCGCGAACCGACCGCAGAAGACGTCGCTGGTCTCTAA
- a CDS encoding YkgJ family cysteine cluster protein: protein MRVDCEGCAGCCIDWRPVSPVSLDHERRGPRAPLDDTYNLVPLTRDEVRNFVDAGLGDVLTPRLWKVPAGEGVEIDGVDVATIGGNPAFFVGMRKPPKPVAPFGLDRTWLRACAFLDPETLQCRIHDTELYPAECSEYPGHNLTLDQETECERVEASYGGDRLVDEVPPTDQHGLLLGPHALGAKVFVHPDPSRLEGVVERLQRRSLTPEDRAEFVGVAVGSHPGSTEVDADRAREARARTLQTASWAGELISTWNGIATVLGASAADAPHPDEVEVKRGAPTTPGWDVVRADN, encoded by the coding sequence ATGCGTGTCGATTGCGAGGGGTGTGCAGGCTGCTGCATCGACTGGCGACCGGTCTCGCCCGTTTCGCTGGACCACGAGCGACGCGGACCGCGCGCACCACTCGACGACACCTACAACCTCGTCCCGTTGACCCGCGACGAGGTTCGTAACTTCGTCGACGCTGGACTCGGCGACGTACTCACACCGCGACTGTGGAAAGTCCCGGCCGGGGAAGGCGTCGAAATCGACGGTGTCGACGTGGCGACGATTGGCGGCAACCCGGCGTTCTTCGTCGGCATGCGCAAACCGCCGAAACCCGTCGCCCCGTTTGGCCTCGACCGGACGTGGCTTCGTGCCTGTGCCTTTCTCGACCCCGAGACGCTCCAGTGTCGCATCCACGACACAGAGCTCTACCCCGCCGAGTGTTCGGAGTACCCCGGGCACAACCTCACCCTCGACCAAGAGACCGAGTGCGAACGCGTCGAAGCATCCTACGGCGGGGACCGCCTCGTCGACGAGGTACCCCCCACGGACCAACACGGCCTGCTCCTCGGCCCCCACGCCCTCGGCGCGAAGGTGTTCGTCCACCCCGACCCCTCGCGACTGGAAGGCGTCGTCGAACGCCTCCAGCGCCGGTCGTTGACTCCGGAAGACAGGGCCGAGTTCGTCGGTGTCGCGGTCGGTTCCCATCCGGGGTCGACCGAAGTCGACGCCGACCGTGCCCGCGAGGCCCGAGCGCGCACGTTGCAAACAGCGTCGTGGGCCGGCGAACTCATCTCGACGTGGAACGGCATCGCGACTGTTCTCGGAGCGTCTGCCGCAGACGCACCGCACCCAGACGAGGTCGAAGTAAAACGCGGGGCACCCACGACTCCCGGGTGGGACGTCGTTCGAGCAGACAATTAA
- a CDS encoding NAD(P)H-binding protein: MRVLVTGATGFVGRRLVPALLDADHDVVALVRDASRYSGPDEAEVVEGDLLDAETLTPAMESVDAAYYLVHSMRSGGDFEARDRLAARNFVNAASAAGVERVVYLGGLGEERDRLSPHLRSRREVEHLLASGPYELTTLRAAIIVGAGSASFDMVRQLAKRLPVMVTPQWVETECQPIAISDVVAYLVGVLDHPETAGETYEIGGPDVLTYREMLQQVGTHLGHAPRIVPVPVLSPRLSSYWIDLVTDVDMDVARPLIEGLKNPVVVTDDRIRDIISVDDIPFDVAVERALVEERDETAISIEPATEVP, translated from the coding sequence ATGAGAGTCCTCGTGACTGGTGCGACCGGATTCGTCGGCCGACGTCTCGTTCCAGCCCTCCTCGATGCGGATCACGACGTGGTCGCCCTCGTCCGCGACGCGAGTCGCTACAGTGGGCCGGATGAAGCCGAAGTCGTCGAAGGTGACTTACTCGACGCGGAGACGCTCACTCCCGCCATGGAGAGTGTCGACGCGGCCTACTATCTCGTCCATTCGATGCGGTCCGGCGGAGACTTCGAAGCGCGTGACCGACTCGCGGCCCGAAACTTCGTGAATGCGGCGTCGGCTGCGGGTGTCGAGCGTGTCGTGTATCTCGGTGGATTGGGTGAAGAACGAGACCGGCTCTCGCCACACCTGCGCTCGCGGCGCGAGGTCGAACACCTCCTCGCGTCGGGGCCGTACGAACTCACTACCCTCCGAGCGGCCATCATCGTCGGTGCCGGGAGTGCGAGTTTCGACATGGTTCGGCAACTCGCGAAGCGCCTCCCGGTGATGGTGACGCCACAGTGGGTCGAGACGGAGTGTCAACCCATCGCGATTAGCGACGTGGTCGCCTACCTCGTCGGCGTGCTCGACCACCCAGAGACAGCGGGCGAGACGTACGAAATCGGCGGTCCCGACGTACTCACGTATCGGGAGATGCTCCAGCAAGTCGGGACACACCTCGGCCACGCACCGAGAATCGTCCCCGTCCCCGTGTTGTCGCCGCGCCTGTCGTCGTACTGGATCGACCTCGTCACAGACGTGGACATGGACGTCGCGCGACCGCTCATCGAGGGGCTGAAAAATCCCGTCGTCGTCACGGACGACCGTATTCGGGACATCATCTCGGTCGACGACATCCCGTTCGACGTCGCAGTCGAACGGGCCCTCGTCGAAGAGCGTGACGAGACGGCGATTTCCATCGAACCAGCGACCGAGGTGCCGTGA